One Borrelia hispanica CRI DNA window includes the following coding sequences:
- a CDS encoding anti-CBASS protein Acb1 family protein, whose translation MKYNSKINSYELYKHSIFFRNYINNVAEDVLHNGINLEVIYSTALSGIEDTLDNLKVELKEALLNCIISYRFNGVGYILVKTAGDDNLDLEINSELPIGFVYLDFSCVRDRGSKSSYVIYSFKEEDDEGVLVRKEVKIHKSRLIIYENYDYILGSYTPCYTQSFLLNVVLFETIYQEIDRRIRNYNFLFYKDESLAEINDA comes from the coding sequence ATGAAATACAACTCTAAAATCAATTCTTATGAATTATACAAACATTCAATATTTTTCAGGAATTATATAAATAATGTTGCAGAAGATGTTCTTCACAATGGGATCAACTTAGAAGTTATTTATAGTACTGCTTTAAGCGGTATTGAAGATACGTTAGATAATCTAAAAGTAGAACTCAAAGAAGCACTATTGAATTGTATCATAAGTTACAGATTCAATGGTGTTGGCTATATTTTGGTTAAAACAGCAGGAGATGATAATCTTGACTTAGAAATTAATTCAGAATTACCAATTGGATTTGTGTATTTAGATTTTAGTTGTGTGCGAGATAGGGGTTCTAAGTCTTCTTATGTCATATATTCATTCAAAGAAGAGGATGATGAGGGAGTTTTAGTTAGAAAAGAAGTAAAGATCCATAAGAGTCGTTTGATTATATATGAGAATTACGACTATATTTTGGGTTCATATACTCCATGTTATACCCAAAGTTTTCTTCTAAATGTAGTTCTTTTTGAGACTATCTATCAAGAGATAGATAGAAGGATTCGAAACTACAATTTTTTGTTTTACAAAGACGAGTCTTTAGCAGAGATTAATGATGC